From Demequina capsici, one genomic window encodes:
- a CDS encoding formimidoylglutamate deiminase, protein MRIACDRLVLPDGELTDVVIDLDSDGIVQSWSTGSPAATPDLAVALAVPAFANTHSHAFHRLLRGRTNSGGGDFWHWREVMYAQAGTLDPDRMRFIATAVYSEMVAAGYSAVGEFHYLHHRPDGTPYQAHDMELALAEAADTAGIRLTLLDTLYLQGGLGRPVEGAQARFTDGTVARSHERWRSLRAALADAHPTVVLGAAIHSVRAVGPGHLADAVAGLPEDVPLHVHLSEQTAENDECLAATGVTPTALLARAGALSERTTVVHATHLTDADVTMLGGAGVAVSMCLSTEADLGDGLGRAADLRDAGARLTIGSDQNVVVDPFDELRRLEGGARLAAHRRGVLSPDELWRAGGIQGHIALCPLGAPVRALRVGHPFDLAILDARSVRTVGADPHELMLAASADDVLGTVVRGTHRESAHLRAVAVANYLRAEAGHGQ, encoded by the coding sequence ATGAGGATCGCCTGCGACCGCCTGGTCCTGCCCGACGGCGAGCTGACCGACGTCGTCATCGACCTCGACTCGGACGGCATCGTCCAGTCGTGGTCCACGGGATCGCCTGCCGCGACGCCGGATCTCGCTGTCGCGCTCGCCGTCCCCGCGTTCGCGAACACGCACAGCCACGCATTCCACCGCCTGCTGCGGGGCCGCACGAACTCGGGCGGCGGCGACTTCTGGCATTGGCGCGAGGTGATGTACGCGCAGGCCGGCACGCTGGACCCCGATCGGATGCGGTTCATCGCGACGGCCGTGTACTCGGAGATGGTGGCGGCCGGCTACTCCGCGGTGGGCGAGTTCCACTACCTGCACCACCGTCCCGACGGCACGCCGTATCAGGCGCATGACATGGAGCTGGCGCTCGCCGAGGCGGCGGACACGGCCGGGATCCGGCTCACGCTCCTCGACACGCTCTACCTCCAGGGAGGCCTGGGCCGCCCGGTCGAGGGCGCTCAGGCACGCTTCACCGACGGCACCGTCGCGCGCTCGCACGAGCGCTGGCGTTCGCTGCGCGCGGCCCTCGCCGACGCTCACCCGACGGTGGTCCTCGGCGCCGCGATCCATTCGGTCCGCGCCGTGGGTCCGGGACATCTGGCCGACGCGGTCGCGGGCCTGCCCGAGGATGTCCCGCTCCACGTGCACCTGTCCGAGCAGACCGCCGAGAACGACGAGTGCCTTGCCGCGACCGGAGTGACGCCCACGGCGCTGCTGGCGCGCGCGGGGGCGCTGTCCGAGAGGACCACCGTGGTCCATGCGACGCATCTGACCGATGCCGACGTCACGATGCTGGGCGGTGCGGGCGTGGCGGTGTCCATGTGTCTCAGCACGGAGGCGGATCTGGGCGACGGGCTGGGCCGGGCCGCCGATCTGCGCGACGCGGGCGCGCGGCTCACGATCGGGTCCGACCAGAACGTGGTCGTGGACCCTTTCGACGAGCTGCGGCGCCTGGAGGGCGGCGCTCGCCTCGCCGCCCACCGACGCGGAGTCCTCTCCCCCGACGAGCTGTGGCGGGCGGGCGGCATACAGGGCCACATCGCGCTCTGCCCGCTCGGCGCGCCAGTACGGGCGCTGCGCGTGGGCCATCCGTTCGATCTGGCGATCCTCGATGCGCGCTCTGTGCGCACGGTAGGCGCAGACCCGCACGAGCTGATGCTGGCCGCATCGGCGGACGACGTCCTGGGCACCGTGGTGCGCGGGACGCACCGGGAGTCGGCGCACCTGCGCGCCGTGGCCGTCGCGAACTACCTGAGGGCGGAGGCCGGCCATGGGCAGTGA
- the hutI gene encoding imidazolonepropionase, with translation MGSEAIVGIGVLATMDDREGTGAGLMALHRDAAVVVEDGRIAWIGPSSQTPETDTRYDAAGAAMIPGFVDSHTHAVFGGDRAAEFDARMSGAPYSAGGIRSTVAATRAATSDELTARTQHLLDEALRQGTTTVEIKSGYGLDVKTERRLLEVAGRFTDEVTFLGAHVVAPEMTSRRAEYVDLVAGPMLAEAAPLARWIDVFCEDGAFDVEETRRILAAGRDAGLGLRVHANQLTQSGAAGLGVELGAASIDHCTFLSDKDVDALAASDTVATFVPGAEFSTRQPYPRIERLREASVTWAIASDCNPGSSFTTSMPFCIALAVRDMGMTPSEAIRAATLGGAQALRRTDVGRIAVGARADLVLLDAPDPVHLAYRPGVPLVSRVWRDGVVATRWEHVAG, from the coding sequence ATGGGCAGTGAGGCGATCGTCGGCATCGGCGTCCTGGCCACGATGGACGACCGCGAGGGCACCGGTGCAGGCCTCATGGCCCTCCACCGTGATGCGGCCGTGGTCGTGGAGGATGGACGGATCGCATGGATCGGCCCGTCGTCCCAGACTCCTGAGACGGATACCAGGTACGACGCGGCTGGCGCTGCGATGATCCCGGGCTTCGTGGACTCGCACACCCACGCGGTCTTCGGCGGGGACCGCGCCGCGGAGTTCGATGCTCGGATGTCCGGAGCGCCCTACTCCGCCGGCGGGATCCGCTCCACTGTGGCCGCCACGCGCGCCGCAACATCCGACGAGCTCACGGCACGCACCCAGCACCTGCTGGACGAAGCCCTGCGCCAAGGCACCACCACCGTGGAGATCAAGTCCGGCTACGGGCTCGACGTGAAGACGGAGCGGCGGCTGCTCGAGGTCGCCGGGCGATTCACCGACGAGGTCACGTTCCTCGGTGCGCACGTGGTCGCGCCAGAGATGACGTCGCGCCGTGCCGAGTACGTGGACCTCGTGGCGGGGCCGATGCTCGCTGAGGCTGCCCCCCTGGCGCGGTGGATCGACGTGTTCTGCGAGGACGGGGCGTTCGACGTCGAGGAGACGCGGCGCATCCTGGCCGCCGGACGTGACGCCGGGCTGGGGCTGCGTGTGCACGCCAACCAGCTCACGCAGTCGGGAGCCGCTGGGCTCGGCGTCGAGCTGGGGGCGGCGAGCATCGACCACTGCACGTTCCTGTCGGACAAGGACGTGGACGCGTTGGCCGCGTCCGACACAGTGGCGACGTTCGTGCCGGGCGCCGAGTTCTCCACGCGTCAGCCCTATCCACGCATCGAGCGCCTACGGGAGGCGAGCGTCACCTGGGCGATCGCGTCGGACTGCAACCCCGGCTCCTCCTTCACGACGTCGATGCCGTTCTGCATCGCATTGGCGGTCCGGGACATGGGCATGACGCCGTCGGAGGCGATCCGCGCGGCGACCCTGGGTGGGGCGCAAGCGCTGCGCCGGACCGACGTGGGCCGCATCGCTGTCGGCGCCCGTGCCGACCTGGTGCTGCTCGACGCCCCCGACCCGGTGCACCTGGCCTACCGGCCGGGCGTGCCGCTCGTGAGCCGCGTCTGGCGCGACGGCGTGGTGGCGACCCGGTGGGAGCACGTGGCGGGCTGA